In Flavobacterium sp. GSB-24, the genomic window TTGGTTTACTCTGTTTTTGATGATATCAGCTTCACCAGCACCGCTTACGATAGTAGTATTGTCTTTATCGATAGAAACTCTTTTTGCGTTTCCTAACATTTCGATAGTTGTATTTTCAAGAGTATAACCTCTTTCTTCAGAAATTACAGTTCCACCAGTTAAGATTGCGATGTCTTCTAACATTGCTTTTCTTCTGTCTCCGAAACCTGGCGCTTTTACAGCAGCAATTTTAAGAGCACCTCTTAATTTGTTTACCACTAATGTAGAAAGAGCTTCTCCGTCAACATCTTCAGCAATAATTAATAATGGTTTTCCTGATTGAGCAACTGGCTCTAAAACTGGAAGTAATTCTTTTAAAGAAGATACTTTTTTGTCGTATAATAAGATGTATGGAGAGTCTAATTCAACTTCCATTTTCTCTGGGTTTGTTACGAAGTAAGGAGAAAGGTATCCTCTGTCAAACTGCATTCCTTCAACAACGTCAACGAAAGTATCAGTTCCTTTAGCTTCTTCAACAGTAATTACACCTTCTTTTCCAACTTTTGCAAAAGCAGTAGCGATTAACTCACCAATAACTTCGTCATTATTCGCAGAGATAGAAGCAATTTGTTTGATTTTATCAGAATCGCTTCCAACAACTTTAGCTTGTTTTGCTAAGTCGGCAACAATAGTTTCAACAGCTTTGTCGATACCACGTTTTAAATCCATTGGATTTGCACCTGCAGCAACGTTTTTAAGACCTTCTTTTACGATAGCCTGAGCTAAAACTGTAGCAGTTGTAGTTCCGTCTCCTGCTAAATCATTGGTTTTAGAAGCCACTTCTTTAACCATTTGAGCGCCCATGTTTTCTAATGGGTCTTTTAATTCGATTTCTTTTGCAACCGAAACACCATCTTTAGTAACTGTTGGTCCACCAAATGATTTTCCGATAATTACATTACGACCTTTAGGTCCAAGCGTTACTTTTACAGCATTTGCTAATGCATCAACACCACGTTTTAATCCGTCACGTGCTTCAATATCAAATTTTATATCTTTTGCCATTTTTTTTATTTGCTTTAGGCAGTAGGCTTTAGGCTTTACGCCTTTCTACTGCTTGGTTAATTTTTTTTTACTGCTTTTAGATTTATGCAGTAGGCTTTAAGTTTTTATTGGGATTTATAGCTTACAGCCTATTGCTTTACTAATACTTGTTTTAATTTGTAAATTTTGCTTTTAATGCTATTGATTTTTTCTATTTGATCTTGAGCAATTTCATTATTAAGATATTGCAAATCTTTAGCTAAAATCACAAGATATTCTGTTTCATTGGCAGAGCCTAAAGCGATGTTGAGAAATTGATTGAATTCTTTGTCGCTATTTCTTCCGCATCCTTCACTAATATTAGTTGGAATTGATGAAGAAGCCCTTCTGATCTGACTTGTTAATCCGTATAATTCTTCTTTTGGAAAAAGAGAAGTAATTTTATAGATTTCTAAAGTTAAAGAATGACTTAGCTGCCAAATATCATATTTCTTAAAATCTCTCATTCTTTTTTGGCTTTATGCTTTATGCAATAGGCTTTAAGCTTTTGGTGAAGCCTATAGCTTACGGCTTAAAGCTTACAGCAATTAAATTATCGCCAGAATATCATCCTCGCGCATGATTAGATAATCAGTGCCTTCTAATTTTAATTCAGTTCCGGCATATTTGCCATAAAGAACAGTATCACCAACTTTTACGGTCATTGTATGATCTTTAGATCCGTTTCCTACTGCAACCACAGTTCCTTTTTGTGGTTTCTCTTTGGCAGTATCTGGAATAAAAATACCTGAGGCAGTTTTCGTTTCGGCTGCAACAGGCTCAATAAGTACGCGGTCTGAAAGCGGTTTAATGTTTAAAGCCATGATTTTTATATTATTATTAGTTATACATTTTTTAATGTTCAATAAACTTTCAGAAATTGTGCCATGGTGCTAAAACTGACATTATTTCTTAAAAAAAATGCCAGCTTTGACAGGCTGGCATTAGATTTTATATCGAGCTGAAATTATTTAGCTGCTGGTGCTGCTGGAGCAGGAGTAGTTCCTTGCGCTGGTGCAGCTGGTGTATTTACAGGAGCTTCAGTTTTATCAATGATTTTAGAATCAGTATCGCTTAAAGATCCAGAGAAACTTAAGCTAGAAAGTAAAATTAACACAATTAGAACGGTCGCTAAAGTCCAAGTACTTTTATCTAAAAAGTCAGTTGTTTTTTGTACTCCTCCTAACATCTGCGTTCCGCTGATAGTAGAAGACAATCCGCCTCCTTTAGGGTTTTGTACCATAATAACTACGATCAATAGAAAACAAACTATTGTGATTAAAACTAAAAAAATTGAAAATGTGCTCATTACTTAATTATTGTTATTGTTATTTTGTTGTAAAATCTTTATATCCGATATGCGGTCTGCAAAGAAAGTAATTTTTTCTGGATATTTCAAAATTAATATTTCATAAGCTTGAATTGCTTTTGTATATTTCTTTTGTTCCAGATAAACCCTAGCCAGAGTCTCAGTCATCAAATACGAATTATCCTCGGTATTGCTTTCAATTTGTACCACCGGCGCGCTGTTTCCAGGTTTAATTGGAGAGATTTTCGGATTGGTTTCGATAAATTTATCGATAATTTCAGCTTTTTTTAGTCTCTCTTCATTAATTGACGGCTCTTCTTTTTTGGTTTCAACAGTTGTGTTTTTAATTTCTTCATCTGCCGAAACTTCGTCTGAACGATCAATTGGTTCTGTTCTAGATAGTTGAAGCCATTCTTGAAAAGAGTGTTTTTCGTTAAGCGAAAAATCTAAAGGTTTTCCAATTTCTAAATGTTCTTCTGCATTTATTACAGCTTCGGTTCTCTCTTCTTGAACTTCTTCTTCAGTCGCTGCTGGAATTTCTTCTTGAACTTGTTCTGTGATTTCCTCTTTAGTTTCTTTCAGAATTTCTTCTTTAGTTTCATCAGGAATTACAGTTTCAGCTTCCTTAATTGAAGAAAGAATTGATCGTTCAACGGGATTAATTTTAAATTCAGGAATTATCATTTCTTCGATGACACTATCATCTTCCTCTTCTTCAGCTGAATTTAAAACTGGCTCTTCAATAATATCAATTTTTGCTTCTTCAGTTTTCGGTTCTTGAGAAGTTGCAGCTTCAGCTTCTTTAATTGAATTTAAAATCGAACGCTCAATTGCGGGATCAATTTTAGGCTCTTCAACTTTTACAGATTCAGGTGTAGAAGCAGTTTCAGCTCCTCTTATTGAACTTAAAATAGAATCTTCAACACGATCAAATTTAGGAACTTCAATATTTGTTGGTTCTGTTATAGTCGGAGTTTTAGTTTCTTCTGTAATATCTAAAGTTGAATCTTCAATTGTATCAATCTTATTTTCTTCTTCAATTACTGGTTTTTCATAAGTAATTGACTGCGACTCTTTGATCGCACTAAAAATAGAAGGATCTATTTCTGGAAGAGCTTTTGGTGTTTCAATTTCTATTGGCTTTTCAAAAGTTACTGTTTGAGCTTCTTTGATTGCCGTAAAAATTGACGGATCTATTTCTGGAATATTTTTGGTTTCTTCAGATTTTATTGGTTCCTCTATTTTTAAAGGTTCTTCAACTTTTACAAATTGATCTATTGAAGGTGTTTCTGATTCTTTAATAGAATTCAAAATAGATTGTTCAAGAGTGTCTGTTTTTACCTCAAGTGCTTTCTGAATTTGCTCTGGCGAAATTATCTCACTGTCAAAAACAGTAATTTCAAGAAGGTCTCTAAGTTTTTGTTCGTAGAAATCATTTTGAATAGAAGTAAAAGCTTCAGAAGTAATAAAATCAAACAAAACAGAACGATCGGAAGTATGAGCGGCCGTAACCTTTAATGCATAATTATACTTAAAGCTGTTTTGATTGTAAAGTCCTTTTAATCGCAATGCACGGGCACTTTGAAAATACGGAAATTCATTCAAAACACTTCCTAATGCGTCCGCCTGCTTTTCTGTAATAGCTTCCGGTTTGTTCATTAAGTAGGTATAATCAGTAACGTTCATTTTTTGTTTGTTTAATCGTTTTTTTAGTTTAACTGTTTATTGGTTTTAAAATCAATTAAATGATTTCAACAAATAAAGAATTACCATTTAGCTAATGACTCATTAAAGATATCCTGCGTAATTCTTTCAAAAATAACTCTGATTGCTTCATTTAAAACAGATCCAGTTGGAAGATCTCTTCCTGGGAAATCATAATAGAATTCAAAAGATTTTTCAAAATCATCTGTTTCTTTCTTCTTATTAGAGAATCTTACATTAATACGTATAGATAGACGGTTTTGTGCTGCCTGCTGATCTGCAGTTGCTGTCATAGGAGTTATTCGGTAATCTGTAATTTCTCCTTCGTACTTCAAATCTCCGCCATTACTTACTAAGTTTAAGTTGGTCTGATTCATAATCAAATCCTGTAGGGCCAATGTGAAAGTCCTGTCGATTCCAGGTTCAACCAAGTCTGCATTATTTTGAAAGAAATTCACCTGAAAGGTTTTTGCATCAATTTTTCCCGTTCCAGTAAAATTGTAAACAGAACAACCGCTAAAAGTTGTAGCAACTAATAATAGTAAAAGATATTTTAAGTGTTTCATTTTATTCTATAAGTATTTCTTCGCCATTCAGCTGACGCTCGGTCAAAGATATTCATTTCGTTTAAACAATTTCAAGTCTTAACTTCTTTGCAGAAATTAAAGATCAAATTGTTTGATTTTGCGGTATAATGTTCTTTCAGAAATTCCTAATTCATCTGCCGCTGCTTTACGTTTTCCTTTGTTTTTTTCTAATGATTTTTTGATCATTTCGATTTCTTTTTGTTCCAAACGCAGAATCTCTTCTTCTTCAATTGTCTCGGCAAATAAATAGTTATCATCAGGAATTTGGTAATTTTCTTCTCTAACTGCAGGAGCAGTCATAACAGCTGTTCTTGGTTCTTCTTCAAAATCAATTTCGCTGTCGTTTTGCTGGTTCCCGTATATTTTCTGAATTAAATTCGGATTAATATCCTGTACTTTAGAAGTACCATTTTTCATTAATTCCAAAGTCAGTTTTTTCAAATCATTTAAATCGCTTTTCATGTCAAAAAGGACTTTGTATAAAATGTCTCGCTCGGTACTAAAGTCGCTTTCTTTTTTACTGTCATTAATAACAGAAGGTAAATTGCTTCCTTCTGCAGGCAGATACGATTTTAAAGTTGCCAGTGTAATGTCACGATTGGTTTCTAAAACAGAAATCTGTTCAGCGACATTTCGAAGCTGACGAATGTTACCGCTCCATCTGAATTTTTGTAATAACTGAACAGCATCATCGTCTAATTTTAAAGGCGGCATTTTGTATTTGTGAGCAAAATCGGCCACAAATTTTCTGAATAACAAATGAATATCGTCGTTTCTTTCACGCAAAGGAGGTAAAGTAATTTCGACAGTACTCAAACGATAGTATAAATCTTCACGGAATTTACCCTTTTCAATAGCATTGAATAAATTC contains:
- the groL gene encoding chaperonin GroEL (60 kDa chaperone family; promotes refolding of misfolded polypeptides especially under stressful conditions; forms two stacked rings of heptamers to form a barrel-shaped 14mer; ends can be capped by GroES; misfolded proteins enter the barrel where they are refolded when GroES binds), with protein sequence MAKDIKFDIEARDGLKRGVDALANAVKVTLGPKGRNVIIGKSFGGPTVTKDGVSVAKEIELKDPLENMGAQMVKEVASKTNDLAGDGTTTATVLAQAIVKEGLKNVAAGANPMDLKRGIDKAVETIVADLAKQAKVVGSDSDKIKQIASISANNDEVIGELIATAFAKVGKEGVITVEEAKGTDTFVDVVEGMQFDRGYLSPYFVTNPEKMEVELDSPYILLYDKKVSSLKELLPVLEPVAQSGKPLLIIAEDVDGEALSTLVVNKLRGALKIAAVKAPGFGDRRKAMLEDIAILTGGTVISEERGYTLENTTIEMLGNAKRVSIDKDNTTIVSGAGEADIIKNRVNQIKGQMETTTSDYDKEKLQERLAKLAGGVAVLYVGAASEVEMKEKKDRVDDALHATRAAVEEGIVAGGGVALLRAKLALADLKADNADEATGIQIVSRAVEAPLRTIVENAGLEGSVVVAKVSEGSGDFGYNAKTDEYVDMLTAGIIDPKKVTRVALENAASVSGMILTTECALIDIKEENAGGGMPMGGGMPGMM
- a CDS encoding four helix bundle protein, with the translated sequence MRDFKKYDIWQLSHSLTLEIYKITSLFPKEELYGLTSQIRRASSSIPTNISEGCGRNSDKEFNQFLNIALGSANETEYLVILAKDLQYLNNEIAQDQIEKINSIKSKIYKLKQVLVKQ
- a CDS encoding co-chaperone GroES, which codes for MALNIKPLSDRVLIEPVAAETKTASGIFIPDTAKEKPQKGTVVAVGNGSKDHTMTVKVGDTVLYGKYAGTELKLEGTDYLIMREDDILAII
- the secG gene encoding preprotein translocase subunit SecG; the encoded protein is MSTFSIFLVLITIVCFLLIVVIMVQNPKGGGLSSTISGTQMLGGVQKTTDFLDKSTWTLATVLIVLILLSSLSFSGSLSDTDSKIIDKTEAPVNTPAAPAQGTTPAPAAPAAK
- a CDS encoding tetratricopeptide repeat protein, producing MNVTDYTYLMNKPEAITEKQADALGSVLNEFPYFQSARALRLKGLYNQNSFKYNYALKVTAAHTSDRSVLFDFITSEAFTSIQNDFYEQKLRDLLEITVFDSEIISPEQIQKALEVKTDTLEQSILNSIKESETPSIDQFVKVEEPLKIEEPIKSEETKNIPEIDPSIFTAIKEAQTVTFEKPIEIETPKALPEIDPSIFSAIKESQSITYEKPVIEEENKIDTIEDSTLDITEETKTPTITEPTNIEVPKFDRVEDSILSSIRGAETASTPESVKVEEPKIDPAIERSILNSIKEAEAATSQEPKTEEAKIDIIEEPVLNSAEEEEDDSVIEEMIIPEFKINPVERSILSSIKEAETVIPDETKEEILKETKEEITEQVQEEIPAATEEEVQEERTEAVINAEEHLEIGKPLDFSLNEKHSFQEWLQLSRTEPIDRSDEVSADEEIKNTTVETKKEEPSINEERLKKAEIIDKFIETNPKISPIKPGNSAPVVQIESNTEDNSYLMTETLARVYLEQKKYTKAIQAYEILILKYPEKITFFADRISDIKILQQNNNNNN
- a CDS encoding LptE family protein, whose translation is MKHLKYLLLLLVATTFSGCSVYNFTGTGKIDAKTFQVNFFQNNADLVEPGIDRTFTLALQDLIMNQTNLNLVSNGGDLKYEGEITDYRITPMTATADQQAAQNRLSIRINVRFSNKKKETDDFEKSFEFYYDFPGRDLPTGSVLNEAIRVIFERITQDIFNESLAKW
- a CDS encoding sigma-54 dependent transcriptional regulator gives rise to the protein METVQAIKQRFEIIGNDPKLNRAIEKAIQVAPTDISVMVTGESGVGKENIPRIIHSLSHRKHGKYIAVNCGAIPEGTIDSELFGHEKGAFTGATSTREGYFEVADGGTIFLDEVGELPLTTQVRLLRVLENGEFIKVGSSQVQKTNVRIVAATNVNLFNAIEKGKFREDLYYRLSTVEITLPPLRERNDDIHLLFRKFVADFAHKYKMPPLKLDDDAVQLLQKFRWSGNIRQLRNVAEQISVLETNRDITLATLKSYLPAEGSNLPSVINDSKKESDFSTERDILYKVLFDMKSDLNDLKKLTLELMKNGTSKVQDINPNLIQKIYGNQQNDSEIDFEEEPRTAVMTAPAVREENYQIPDDNYLFAETIEEEEILRLEQKEIEMIKKSLEKNKGKRKAAADELGISERTLYRKIKQFDL